One genomic window of Caenorhabditis elegans chromosome I includes the following:
- the C26C6.8 gene encoding SH3 domain-containing protein (Confirmed by transcript evidence), producing the protein MGIRSIFWKVVSGRVPDNGGWVDSMQVDHFDPYTPGQLTKNFTATVADEISVTRGTTVKAIYRDDQWIYVEVSDGRKGFVPQTYCKLLLNSKHGEKKKVIGSSATLDRRWEKSNLQRFIDSLPVQKEEGEVFKMDEICEVQILQSFDGSAPDDISVKDGESVTVLNISDPEWTYIRNSDNQSGFVPSSHVKIPHEILQQASRVIKEKWENENLLVVEPFSGRSPLDLTVRPGEWIKCTGRPVDDWLWAVRIADEKQGFIPNKVVILATDL; encoded by the exons ATGGGCATTAggagcattttttggaaagttgtaTCTGGAAGAG tgCCCGATAATGGTGGATGGGTTGACAGTATGCAAGTGGATCATTTTGATCCTTATACTCCAGGACAACTAACAAAAAACTTCACAGCAACT GTTGCTGACGAAATTAGTGTAACCCGTGGCACTACAGTTAAAGCAATTTATCGAGATGATCAATGGATTTATGTTGAGGTATCTGATGGAAGAAAAGGATTTGTTCCACAGACATATTGTAAATTgcttttgaattcaaaacaCGGTGAAAAG aaaaaggtGATCGGATCCAGCGCGACACTTGATCGCCGttgggaaaaatcaaatttgcagAGATTTATCGACAGTCTTCCTgttcaaaaagaagaaggagaggtttttaaaatg GATGAGATATGCGAAGTTCAAATACTACAGTCATTTGATGGATCAGCTCCAGATGATATATCTGTGAAAGATGGAGAATCTGTCACAGTTTTGAATATATCAGATCCTGAGTGGACCTATATTCGAAATTCGGACAATCAATCTGGTTTTGTACCTTCTTCCCATGTTAAGATTCCACATGAAATATTGCAACAAGCTAGCCGTGTCATTAAAGAAAAATG ggaaaatgaaaatcttcTCGTAGTCGAACCTTTTTCTGGAAGATCACCTCTTGATCTAACAGTCCGACCAGGTGAATGGATAAAATGCACTGGAAGACCAGTAGATGATTGGTTGTGGGCCGTCCGAATCGCTGACGAGAAGCAGGGATTTATCCCGAATAAAGTTGTAATTTTGGCGACAGATCTTTGA
- the T28F4.8 gene encoding uncharacterized protein (Partially confirmed by transcript evidence), translating to MQIELENKSITNCLFLSLFSKNIAMTCSLQPLKKEKPREFEQLPLFDSHSPAVFQDKTLRWRA from the exons ATGCAAattgaattggaaaacaaatcaATCACAAACTGTCTgtttttatcacttttctcGAAGAACATCGCAATGACATGTTCGCTGCAGCcgctgaaaaaggaaaaaccaCGTG AATTCGAACAACTTCCTCTCTTCGATTCTCATTCGCCAGCAGTTTTCCAAGATAAAACCCTCCGTTGGAGAGCATGA
- the C26C6.10 gene encoding ETS domain-containing protein (Confirmed by transcript evidence) yields the protein MAAKRRKNETSKRFSSRNLSIPSQVDPNRLKFKKFTFLVYQSDLRPNSCIWSIENHVLMVKWICTEVTGQFQVTNRYKLWNASDNETYRYHHLEVSKSEMENARSTGFVQLDT from the exons ATGGCTgcaaagagaagaaaaaacgaaacttCTAAACG attttcatcaAGAAATCTTTCAATACCTTCACAGGTTGATCCGAACAGGCTCAAATTCAAA aaattcaCCTTTCTGGTATATCAATCCGATTTGCGCCCAAACTCATGTATTTGGAGTATCGAAAATCACGTTTTGATGGTAAAATGGATTTGCACAGAAGTCACTGGACAGTTTCAGGTTACGAACAGA TACAAATTGTGGAATGCATCTGACAATGAGACTTATCGATATCACCATCTGGAAGTTTCTAAATCGGAAATGGAAAATGCAAGATCCACTGGATTTGTTCAATTGGACACTTAA
- the pbrm-1 gene encoding HMG box domain-containing protein (Confirmed by transcript evidence) — MDKELSPLLKGEGVMPLDHLDEMMDDDTDGSESVSSSIHPKILKEGSPPATVQSQTSSVSTPPQHPSISAEMPIMTPKAVKSKSGYILFSAEVRKRIMHENPDAGFGEVSKIVGIEWKKLSEEQKKHYEMRAEVVAVEKAKQDAIKASQAMTLLPGQVRIYQCKWAACDSQYDTESALLEHVIQHHTSQIIMDSDQQFVCMWMTCLRNRKDGKPFPSLPRLHRHIKEKHMPTAAKNIYSNQLGKNFFKSIPNQGDTPGCRIVSAPYGQLPTAPSNGGIPPQQQHQQQQHHGNGMNGNMQQGAPQVINRHPVSQQMHHQHPQHMQQHHDHHPHQQHYQQGGQPHPQMQMGPPQNGMFQQGSSSSQQYHQAPPQQMIQQQHQQPGPPPQQQQPQMQPIVVTDVGRTVVRAVVPAFVAPPNQIHSRRVLHSEAYLKYIESLAQNRQKSVSRWERTLGATARNTQPAGNARAPSHWIRRIENGRPVAREEDVTKALWKLRDELLKSTCSLVMDRPTQ; from the exons ATGGACAAAGAACTCTCACCACTATTGAAAGGCGAAGGCGTTATGCCACTGGATCATCTGGACGAAATGATGGACGACGATACGGATGGAAGTGAATCGGTGTCAAGCAGTATTCATCCGAAGATCCTGAAAGAAGGATCACCCCCAGCTACAGTTCAATCGCAGACTTCTTCAGTTTCAACACCTCCACAACATCCCAGTATATCAGCAGAAATGCCTATTATGACACCAAAAGCAGTTAAGAGCAAGAGTGGATACATTTTGTTCTCTGCTGAAGTTCGTAAGAGGATAATGCATGAAAATCCAGACGCAGGATTCGGTGAAGTTTCCAAGATAGTTGGTATTGAG tggaaaaaattgtcgGAAGAACAAAAGAAGCATTACGAGATGCGTGCGGAAGTCGTCGCTGTTGAGAAAGCCAAACAGGATGCCATTAAAGCATCGCAAGCGATGACCCTTTTGCCCGGACAAGTGAGGATATATCAGTGTAAATGGGCTGCTTGTGATTCACAATATGATACCGAATCGGCCCTTCTGGAGCATGTTATCCAACATCATACTAGTCAAATTATTA tgGACAGTGACCAGCAATTCGTATGTATGTGGATGACGTGTCTACGTAATCGAAAAGACGGAAAACCATTCCCATCGCTTCCTCGACTTCACCGTCACATTAAAGAAAAACATATGCCTACGGCGGCGAAAAACATTTACTCCAACCAGCTAggcaagaatttttttaagtcgATACCAAATCAAGGAGACACTCCTGGATGCCGTATAGTATCTGCGCCTTACGGACAATTACCAACTGCACCATCAAATGGTGGAATTCCCCCTCAACAACAACATCAACAACAGCAGCATCATGGAAATGGAATGAACGGAAATATGCAACAAGGCGCTCCACAAGTTATAAACAGGCATCCTGTTAGCCAACAAATGCATCATCAGCATCCACAGCATATGCAGCAACATCACGATCATCATCCACATCAGCAGCATTATCAG caaggTGGCCAACCTCATCCACAGATGCAAATGGGACCACCACAAAACGGAATGTTCCAACAAGGATCTTCTTCATCTCAACAATATCATCAGGCACCACCTCAACAAATGATTCAACAACAACATCAACAACCTGGTCCACCTCCACAACAGCAACAACCACAAATGCAACCTATCGTGGTTACAGATGTTGGACGAACTGTAGTTCGAGCAGTTGTACCTGCATTTGTTGCACCACCGAATCAAATTCATTCGAGAAGAGTTCTACATTCGGAAGCATATctcaa GTATATCGAATCACTTGCCCAGAATCGACAGAAGTCGGTAAGCCGATGGGAACGAACTCTAGGAGCAACTGCCAGGAATACCCAACCAGCTGGAAATGCCCGCGCTCCATCTCATTGGATAAGG agaattgAAAACGGACGACCTGTAGCTCGCGAAGAGGATGTTACAAAAGCTTTGTGGAAACTTCGCGATGAATTGTTGAAGAGTACGTGTAGTCTTGTAATGGACCGACCAACTCAATGA
- the dap-1 gene encoding mammalian cell Death Associated Protein related (Confirmed by transcript evidence;~Product from WormBase gene class dap) encodes MMDNNITETEMKVGHPPANKVGGRRVVNRKDRKNSDSNDNANSEGSDEVVREIIDYDLPAKMERSYPTEAVKKVHEKPMPAIQPVHINRDANSGVHRFQPRKQTH; translated from the exons atgaTGGACAACAACATCACCGAAACTGAAATGAAGGTCGGACATCCACCAGCAAACAAAGTCGGAGGACGTCGTGTTGTTAACCGCAAAGATCGCAAAAACTCGGACTCTAATGACAACGCTAACTCAGAAGGATCTGACGAAGTGGTACGCGAGATCATAGACTATGATTTGCCAGCTAAG ATGGAAAGATCATATCCAACTGAAGCTGTGAAGAAAGTACACGAGAAACCAATGCCAGCAATTCAACCAGTTCATATCAATCGTGATGCTAATAGCGGTGTTCACCGATTCCAGCCACGCAAGCAAACCCATTAA
- the pbrm-1 gene encoding Bromo domain-containing protein (Confirmed by transcript evidence) produces the protein MSTKRKRAAEPDPEKDVASTSTASKKRKGRMTIAEKEKREFEMAKGNYVMAQIRKHRSSAGNNSVFESFLRLPPRRFEPEYYEQVKEPIDVTTIQHKLKIPEYLTYDQFNDDFMMFIKNNLTYYKDESEEHKDMMKIQELFEAATAKVKSGEYLDDAEDEEGDEDVEETVQEEEEPEESGTSSRDSTPMDLDHFMLCDLLGAVLEATDNTGRLLCPPFRVLQSREDFPLYYEKIAKPIDLKTIAQNGVNKKYSTMKELKDDLFLLFKNAQQFSGNGSDIFKDAEQLKTVVKEKIARLEEKGVHPMRRAKATRLVDALLTAVAVNENFSEDSEEDEETETNSEPMWKLYWTIRNAVHEKDRNVTLADNFLELPSKESYPDYYDEIKNPVSIFMINKRLKNGKYDLKSLVADLMQMYSNAFDYNLESSEVYISAEKLKALTISTCKQLVPSFDVSQYEPAPAQLTPVKPKATPHRARIKIEMPDTDSEDSRTPPPTHKRKSPKKPRENGSVPTPTFKGRKSTIPVDPNAAYMKQKAMMQGLWNVIHSYRVASNPGHWPAGAFIQLPSAKQYPEYYQIIQNPIDMKTIRMRIDGHQYPQVDAMINDCRVMFSNARDFNEPRSMIHMDAIQLEKAVLRAYEGMRNTSLGSSIPSTPHSSSSNLMKAMKLKTPKSEVRGRGKKNFSGSDDEESARINIQQHQRSMEDAIMQLPIEEQKMWRLFKSMKDVREEGTNRPLAVNFMRLPSKEEFPAYYDVIKKPMDMMRIKHKLENRQYVTLLDVVSDFMLMLSNACKFNETDSDIYKEAVSLQKALLEMKRELDTGDDAPRVQVELRTIFTSIFASLFSKKDEEGKCYSDHLTEFTEVLKANGVPSSEWPFTLDQIKMNIDKCRYRRLDKLQKDFFDLFERARELSKAGSSMYEAACTLQKSFIVERDTRCKDLIHSNAYCVIEKDIDEAIEKERSLKAKEEHDEEGGNKPAMVKRHESEVEMEDIEIDGTKYVAPCYAYVSRSDEKKTPLHIFRIERTFKDENGEKALQGHWVYRPEETLHLASRKFMKQEVFLTPFRDTVLAERLRGRCVVISLSTYTSKVITEYSEEDVYLCEYKYHGKPKYFAKLRTWPFTAEDEELEYTKRTKLMTPKRNLTAVDSDGNEGKDDVIVDGEEEEDEEDRARLEVSLDMERFELEASKDEESGKTYFQQIRSETGKFFWLGQCVLVFNNMKPLCDVMKINKIWREKDGSEWFSGCWFARPSETIHDEGRLFFKNEVIAVYRNDETRKLCEIQRVCDVMPAKLYIKQRQTEVSECDVFVCETMVNGSADTPDDCSLFGFQSIVDEFSDAQTMNLDYGKAMRKMKAHKLHVSIPNEEVLFYKQPIKMDKELSPLLKGEGVMPLDHLDEMMDDDTDGSESVSSSIHPKILKEGSPPATVQSQTSSVSTPPQHPSISAEMPIMTPKAVKSKSGYILFSAEVRKRIMHENPDAGFGEVSKIVGIEWKKLSEEQKKHYEMRAEVVAVEKAKQDAIKASQAMTLLPGQVRIYQCKWAACDSQYDTESALLEHVIQHHTSQIIMDSDQQFVCMWMTCLRNRKDGKPFPSLPRLHRHIKEKHMPTAAKNIYSNQLGKNFFKSIPNQGDTPGCRIVSAPYGQLPTAPSNGGIPPQQQHQQQQHHGNGMNGNMQQGAPQVINRHPVSQQMHHQHPQHMQQHHDHHPHQQHYQQGGQPHPQMQMGPPQNGMFQQGSSSSQQYHQAPPQQMIQQQHQQPGPPPQQQQPQMQPIVVTDVGRTVVRAVVPAFVAPPNQIHSRRVLHSEAYLKYIESLAQNRQKSVSRWERTLGATARNTQPAGNARAPSHWIRRIENGRPVAREEDVTKALWKLRDELLKSTCSLVMDRPTQ, from the exons ATGAGTACGAAAAGAAAGCGTGCTGCCGAGCCCGACCCGGAAAAGGATGTTGCTTCCACTTCTACCGCTTCCAAGAAGCGGAAAGGACGAATGACAATTGCGGAAAAGGAAAAGCGAGAGTTTGAG ATGGCGAAGGGTAATTATGTGATGGCACAGATTCGAAAACATCGAAGTTCCGCCGGCAATAATTCTGTATTCGAGAGTTTTCTCCGATTACCGCCACGCCGCTTCGAGCCTGAATATTATGAGCAAGTAAAAGAGCCGATTGATGTTACCACAATCCAacataaactgaaaattcccgAATATTTGACGTATGATCAGTTTAATGATGATTTCATGATGTTCATTAAAAACAACCTCACTTACTACAAAGACGAATCTGAAGAACACAAGGATAtgatgaaaattcaagaacttTTCGAGGCTGCTACCGCTAAGGTGAAATCTGGAGAATATCTAGATGACGCAGAGGACGAAGAGGGAGACGAAGATGTGGAAGAGACAGTTCAGGAAGAGGAAGAACCTGAAGAGAGTGGAACATCATCTCGTGATTCGACACCTATGGACCTGGATCACTTCATGCTTTGTGATCTTTTGGGAGCGGTTCTTGAAGCGACTGATAACACCGGAAGGCTTCTTTGCCCACCATTCCGAGTTCTTCAAAGTCGAGAAGATTTCCCATTGTACTATGAGAAAATAGCTAAACCAATTGATCTCAAAACGATTGCTCAAAACGGAGTGAACAAGAAGTATTCCACAATGAAAGAACTCAAAGATGATCTATTCCTGCTCTTCAAAAATGCACAGCAGTTTAGTGGAAACGGTAgtgatattttcaaagatgctgaacaattgaaaactgtTGTGAAAGAAAAGATTGCTCGATTGGAAGAGAAGGGAGTTCATCCAATGAGAAGAGCCAAAGCCACACGACTCGTTGATGCTTTGTTAACCGCTGTTGCAGTTAATGAAAACTTCTCAGAAGATTCAGAAGAGGACGAAGAAACTGAAACAAATTCGGAGCCTATGTGGAAGTTGTATTGGACAATCAGAAATGCTGTTCACGAGAAAGATCGAAATGTTACGCTGGCTGACAACTTTTTGGAACTTCCAAGCAAAGA ATCTTACCCCGACTACTATGATGAGATCAAAAACCCTGTGTCAATTTTCATGATAAataaaagattgaaaaatgggaaatatgATTTGAAATCTCTCGTCGCTGATCTCATGCAAATGTATTCAAATGCTTTCGACTACAATCTTGAATCATCAGAAGTCTACATTTCTGCGGAAAAGCTGAAGGCACTAACGATATCCACGTGCAAGCAACTTGTTCCTTCATTCGATGTTTCTCAATACGAACCTGCTCCGGCACAACTTACACCAGTGAAACCAAAAGCGACACCACACAGAGCTCGAATTAAGATTGAGATGCCGGACACAGACTCGGAAGATAGTAGG ACTCCACCTCCTACTCATAAAAGGAAATCTCCGAAAAAACCTCGTGAAAATGGAAGTGTTCCTACTCCAACTTTTAAAGGCAGAAAATCGACGATCCCTGTCGATCCAAATGCTGCTTATATGAAGCAAAAAGCAATGATGCAAGGGCTTTGGAACGTTATCCATTCCTACAGAGTCGCTTCGAATCCGGGACATTGGCCAGCGGGAGCATTCATACAATTGCCATCTGCCAAACAATATCCAGAATACtatcaaattattcaaaatccGATTGATATGAAAACGATTCGGATGAGAATAGATGGACATCAGTATCCACAGGTTGATGCAATGATCAACGATTGTCGAGTGATGTTTTCGAATGCTAGAGATTTCAATGAACCCCGTTCAATGATACACATGGATGCTATTCAACTAGAGAAAGCAGTTTTGCGAGCTTATGAAGGAATGAGAAACACGTCACTGGGCTCTTCAATACCGTCAACTCCTCATTCGTCATCGTCAAATCTTATGAAAGCAATGAAACT aaaaactcCGAAATCCGAGGTCCGTGGTCGCGGTAAAAAGAACTTTAGTGGATCTGATGATGAGGAATCAGCTCGAATTAACATACAACAACATCAAAGAAGCATGGAGGATGCTATAATGCAGCTTCCAATCGAAGAGCAAAAAATGTGGAGATTGTTCAAATCTATGAAAGATGTTCGTGAGGAAGGAACCAACCGTCCATTGGCTGTAAACTTCATGCGTCTTCCATCAAAGGAGGAATTTCCTGCATATTATGACGTCATTAAAAAGCCGATGGATATGATGAGGATCAAGCATAAGCTGGAGAATCGTCAGTATGTAACACTGCTTGATGTGGTTTCTGATTTCATGCTAATGCTTTCTAATGCCTGCAAATTCAATGAGACTGATTCTGACATCTACAAGGAAGCAGTTTCTCTTCAGAAGGCACTTTTGGAAATGAAGCGAGAGCTTGATACCGGAGATGATGCACCAAGAGTTCAGGTTGAATTGAGAACCATATTTACTTCAATATTTGCCTCGCTGTTCAGTAAGAAAGATGAAGAAGGAAAATGTTATTCGGATCATTTAACTGAATTTACGGAAGTTCTCAAAGCGAATGGAGTACCTTCATCTGAATGGCCATTCACTCTTGATCAAATTAAGATGAATATAGATAAATGCCGTTACAGACGACTCGATAAGCTTCAAAAGGACTTTTTCGATCTGTTCGAAAGAGCAAGAGAACTCTCAAAAGCAGGCTCTTCAATGTACGAAGCAGCATGTacacttcaaaaatcatttattgtTGAACGTGATACACGATGCAAAGATTTGATACACTCAAATGCGTACTGTGTAATTGAAAAAGATATTGATGAAGCTATTGAAAAGGAAAGAAGCTTGAAGGCAAAAGAAGAACATGATGAGGAGGGAGGAAACAAACCGGCGATGGTGAAAAGACAT GAAAGCGAAGTCGAAATGGAAGATATTGAAATCGATGGAACGAAATATGTGGCACCATGTTACGCATACGTTTCCCGATCTGACGAGAAGAAAACTCCTCTTCACATTTTCCGAATTGAACGAACTTTTAAAGACGAGAATGGGGAAAAAGCTCTTCAAGGACATTGGGTTTACCGTCCTGAAGAAACTCTTCATTTGGCAAGCCGAAAGTTCATGAAACAAGAAGTTTTTCTTACGCCTTTCCGAGATACAGTACTTGCTGAACGTCTACGAGGACGATGTGTCGTCATTTCACTTTCCACGTACACTTCAAAAGTAATCACCGAGTACAGTGAAGAAGATGTATATCTCTGTGAGTACAAGTATCATGGAAAACCAAAATACTTTGCTAAGCTGAGAACCTGGCCATTCACTGCTGAAGACGAGGAATTGGAGTATACAAAGAGAACAAAACTAATGACTCCTAAACGGAATTTGACAGCAGTTGATTCTGATGGAAACGAAGGAAAAGACGATGTAATTGTtgatggagaagaagaagaagatgaagaagatcGTGCTCGTCTTGAAGTATCATTGGATATGGAAAGATTTGAGTTGGAAGCGTCAAAAGAtgaagaatctggaaaaacaTACTTCCAACAAATCCGTTCTGAAACTGGAAAGTTTTTCTGGCTCGGACAATGTGTTCTGGTGTTTAACAATATGAAGCCGTTGTGTGATGTGATGAAGATTAATAAGAtttggagagaaaaaga cggtTCTGAGTGGTTTTCCGGCTGCTGGTTTGCTCGTCCATCTGAAACAATTCACGACGAGGGACGACTTTTCTTCAAGAATGAGGTTATTGCGGTGTATCGAAACGACGAAACTCGTAAATTGTGCGAGATTCAGAGAGTTTGTGACGTTATGCCTGCTAAGCTGTATATAAAAC agcgaCAGACTGAAGTATCGGAATGTGATGTTTTTGTTTGTGAAACAATGGTCAACGGATCAGCAGATACACCTGACGATTGTTCTTTGTTTGGTTTTCAG AGTATTGTCGATGAGTTCAGTGATGCTCAAACAATGAATCTCGATTATGGAAAGGCAATGCGTAAGATGAAG GCTCACAAACTTCACGTTTCAATCCCGAATGAAGAAGTGCTGTTTTACAAACAACCAATAAAAATGGACAAAGAACTCTCACCACTATTGAAAGGCGAAGGCGTTATGCCACTGGATCATCTGGACGAAATGATGGACGACGATACGGATGGAAGTGAATCGGTGTCAAGCAGTATTCATCCGAAGATCCTGAAAGAAGGATCACCCCCAGCTACAGTTCAATCGCAGACTTCTTCAGTTTCAACACCTCCACAACATCCCAGTATATCAGCAGAAATGCCTATTATGACACCAAAAGCAGTTAAGAGCAAGAGTGGATACATTTTGTTCTCTGCTGAAGTTCGTAAGAGGATAATGCATGAAAATCCAGACGCAGGATTCGGTGAAGTTTCCAAGATAGTTGGTATTGAG tggaaaaaattgtcgGAAGAACAAAAGAAGCATTACGAGATGCGTGCGGAAGTCGTCGCTGTTGAGAAAGCCAAACAGGATGCCATTAAAGCATCGCAAGCGATGACCCTTTTGCCCGGACAAGTGAGGATATATCAGTGTAAATGGGCTGCTTGTGATTCACAATATGATACCGAATCGGCCCTTCTGGAGCATGTTATCCAACATCATACTAGTCAAATTATTA tgGACAGTGACCAGCAATTCGTATGTATGTGGATGACGTGTCTACGTAATCGAAAAGACGGAAAACCATTCCCATCGCTTCCTCGACTTCACCGTCACATTAAAGAAAAACATATGCCTACGGCGGCGAAAAACATTTACTCCAACCAGCTAggcaagaatttttttaagtcgATACCAAATCAAGGAGACACTCCTGGATGCCGTATAGTATCTGCGCCTTACGGACAATTACCAACTGCACCATCAAATGGTGGAATTCCCCCTCAACAACAACATCAACAACAGCAGCATCATGGAAATGGAATGAACGGAAATATGCAACAAGGCGCTCCACAAGTTATAAACAGGCATCCTGTTAGCCAACAAATGCATCATCAGCATCCACAGCATATGCAGCAACATCACGATCATCATCCACATCAGCAGCATTATCAG caaggTGGCCAACCTCATCCACAGATGCAAATGGGACCACCACAAAACGGAATGTTCCAACAAGGATCTTCTTCATCTCAACAATATCATCAGGCACCACCTCAACAAATGATTCAACAACAACATCAACAACCTGGTCCACCTCCACAACAGCAACAACCACAAATGCAACCTATCGTGGTTACAGATGTTGGACGAACTGTAGTTCGAGCAGTTGTACCTGCATTTGTTGCACCACCGAATCAAATTCATTCGAGAAGAGTTCTACATTCGGAAGCATATctcaa GTATATCGAATCACTTGCCCAGAATCGACAGAAGTCGGTAAGCCGATGGGAACGAACTCTAGGAGCAACTGCCAGGAATACCCAACCAGCTGGAAATGCCCGCGCTCCATCTCATTGGATAAGG agaattgAAAACGGACGACCTGTAGCTCGCGAAGAGGATGTTACAAAAGCTTTGTGGAAACTTCGCGATGAATTGTTGAAGAGTACGTGTAGTCTTGTAATGGACCGACCAACTCAATGA
- the glb-8 gene encoding Globin domain-containing protein (Confirmed by transcript evidence), with amino-acid sequence MQKIWEWIVDKKTNTIRKWRSSNIRRNNTEPDDLSAYRNGKRKSYSAGSITSSSNSTKKNPDFENFFEEPQIKVMLDARRESFLRHSTSAEVFPVAPPDLEVVLERSTKTTPNPTPRTVRKQLRFDIPEVHISFETNEPRKVTFEGGSTSNSIVPPPIIDWDSTPKMNSVPEIEPILCFDDEVSVTTRRLSANEKARQNVIAQRRQSNVQLVQSMSGRTTTTTLIPLTCAQIHLVRALWRQVYTTKGPTVIGASIYHRLCFKNVMVKEQMKQVELPPKFQNRDNFIKAHCKAVAELIDQVVENLDHLDNVTGELMRIGRVHAKVLRGELTGKLWNTVAETIIDCTLEWGDRRCRSETVRKAWALIVAFVIEKIKAGHHEQRKLMLGTRQSLPSIRTPSMERF; translated from the exons ATGCAAAAAATATGGGAATGGATAGTTGACAAGAAAACTAATACAATTCGAAAATGGAGATCATCAAATATTCGACGAAATAACACAGAACCCGATGATTTGTCAG CCTATCGAAACGGAAAACGAAAATCATATTCGGCTGGAAGCATCACATCTTCAtcaaattctacaaaaaagaacccagatttcgaaaattttttcgaagaaccCCAAATAAAAGTGATGTTAGATGCAAGACGAGAATCATTTCTTCGACATTCAACATCTGCTGAAGTGTTTCCTGTTGCTCCACCGGATTTAGAAGTCGTCTTAGAGAGATCAAC CAAAACCACGCCCAATCCAACTCCACGAACCGTTAGAAAACAGCTTCGATTCGACATTCCAGAG GTGCACATTTCATTTGAGACGAACGAGCCTCGAAAAGTGACTTTTGAAGGTGGCTCAACTTCTAATTCAATTGTACCTCCACCGATTATCGACTGGGATTCGACGCCAAAAATGAATTCAGTACCAGAAATTGAACCAATTTTATGCTTTGATGATGAAGTTTCTGTGACCACTCGAAGACTTTCAGCAAATGAAAAAGCACGACAAAATGTGATAGCTCAAAGAAGGCAGAGTAATGTTCAg TTAGTACAATCAATGAGTGGACGAACAACAACAACGACTTTAATTCCATTAACATGTGCTCAAATTCATTTGGTTAGAGCATTATGGAGACAAGTTTATACAACAAAAGGACCAACAGTGATTGGAGCAAGTATATATCATCGATTATGTTTTAAGAATGTGATG GTAAAAGAACAAATGAAACAAGTCGAGCTGCcgccgaaattccaaaatcgtGACAATTTTATCAAAGCTCATTGCAAAGCAGTAGCTGAATTAATAGATCAAGTTGTTGAGAATCTGGATCATTTGGATAATGTTACGGGTGAATTGATGAGAATTGGAAGGGTACATGCAAAAGTGCTACGTGGAGAATTAACTGGGAAATTATGGAATACGGTAGCTGAAACTATCATTGATTGTACACTGGAATGGGGTGACAGGag GTGTCGAAGTGAAACAGTACGGAAGGCTTGGGCACTGATTGTTGCATTtgttatcgaaaaaatcaaggCAGGACATCATGAGCAG aggaAACTAATGCTAGGAACACGTCAATCGCTTCCATCAATTCGAACACCATCAATGGAacgattttaa
- the C26C6.6 gene encoding LIM zinc-binding domain-containing protein (Confirmed by transcript evidence) — translation MTIEFINCAGCKAKIAEEDVEKNKVVFFLNRMWHRDHIQCIFCKLQISDNRYFRSSIDPMKPSCYACHIQTNHPSCTGCSLPVIERGLVAFNRLFHIDCFRCAICNKTIPQRKGFYERDMMFYDDVCYMLHIKDVL, via the exons atgaCTATTGAGTTTATCAATTGTGCAGGATGTAAAGCCAAAATCGCCGAGGAGGATGTCGAAAAG aacaaagtTGTCTTCTTTCTGAATCGAATGTGGCATCGGGATCATattcaatgcattttttgtaaa CTTCAAATCTCGGACAATCGTTATTTCCGTTCATCAATTGATCCAATGAAACCATCATGTTATGCATGTCATATTCAAACAAATCATCCATCTTGCACAG GATGCTCATTGCCAGTAATTGAACGAGGACTTGTTGCATTTAATCGTCTCTTTCATATTGATTGTTTCCGTTGTGCAATCTGTAACAAGACAATTCCTCAAAGAAAAGGATTTTATGAACGTGATATGATGTTTTATGATGACGTTTGTTATATGCTTCATATCAAAGATGTTCTATAA